The following are encoded in a window of Magnolia sinica isolate HGM2019 chromosome 11, MsV1, whole genome shotgun sequence genomic DNA:
- the LOC131218891 gene encoding uncharacterized protein LOC131218891, which produces MLKVFIHASICTEMAVSEVDKIGELESMGFPMACATKALHYSGLQFIHANIKKLLKEEDGRCPRWIAIVFPTKIELNDNLFLVASIVLVSNFLARWRKAIVRASRKKPIGVHWCPFSGLTQFPSSFE; this is translated from the exons ATGCTCAAGGTTTTTATTCATGCCAGCATTTGTACAG AGATGGCTGTTTCGGAAGTTGATAAGATTGGCGAACTCGAATCAATGGGATTTCCAATGGCTTGCGCAACAAAGGCACTCCATTATTCTG GATTGCAATTTATTCATGCAAATATAAAGAAGCTACTTAAAGAGGAAGATGGTCGCTGTCCTCGTTGGATTGCCATTGTTTTCCCCACCAAGATCGAGCTCAATGACAACTTGTTTCTTGTTGCTTCAA TCGTGCTGGTTTCCAACTTCCTTGCTAGATGGAGAAAGGCCATTGTAAGAGCTTCAAGAAAAAAG CCAATTGGAGTTCACTGGTGCCCATTTAGTGGACTGACACAATTTCCATCATCATTTGAGTAA